From the genome of Agromyces badenianii:
TCGACCGACTTCGGATCTGGGCGGAGACCGGCGTGGAGCCCGAACGATGGCCCGTGACATCCGTCATCATGTTCTGGCGGCGTGATCGACCGTCGGCTCGGCGATGTCGCATGACGCCCCCACCGCGGGGTGTGTTCGCGCACCAGCCCGCTTCTCTCGCCGACCTGGAGGAGCCGTGACCGAGGCCTCCGAGCAGCTCGGCCTCTCGACCGTCGGCCCCGTGTTCCCGCGCGCACTCGGTGACGGGTTCGAGCGGCTTCACCCGATGATGCAGCGCCGATTCGGTGTCTCGCTCGACGCCCGGTACGCCTGCATCGGCCGTGGGGTGATGACGCGCGTGCGCCGGGGCCCGTGGTGGACGGTGCCGTTTCTGCAGGTCGGGCGGCTTCGGAACATCCTGATCCCGGATGTCGGCAGCGATGTGCCGTTCACGATCGAGAACCACGCGTACCTCGACCCATTCGGTCGGGAGACCGTGACGTTCGTGCGCGAGTACCGCGTCCCAGGGCGACGGCGCGTGAGCCGCTTCGACGCGACCATGGTGATCGACCCTCGACGCGGCACGGTGGTCGACTACCTCGGCACGCACCAGCACCTGGCCGTCGACCTGGGCCTCACGGTCGAGCCCGACGGATCGCTGTTGCTGCGCTCGGGCACGCAGCGATTCCGTGAGGGATGGATCGACTTCCGGTTTCCCATGCTGTTCTCGGGGTATGCCGAGCTGCGGGAGGGGTTCGACGAGGATTCCGGGGTCTATCGGGTGAAGCTCGAAGTGCGCAATCGCGTCTTCGGCTTCCTCTTCGGCTACGAGGGCTGGTTCACGT
Proteins encoded in this window:
- a CDS encoding DUF4166 domain-containing protein codes for the protein MTEASEQLGLSTVGPVFPRALGDGFERLHPMMQRRFGVSLDARYACIGRGVMTRVRRGPWWTVPFLQVGRLRNILIPDVGSDVPFTIENHAYLDPFGRETVTFVREYRVPGRRRVSRFDATMVIDPRRGTVVDYLGTHQHLAVDLGLTVEPDGSLLLRSGTQRFREGWIDFRFPMLFSGYAELREGFDEDSGVYRVKLEVRNRVFGFLFGYEGWFTCEFPEAPAVPRHVLPKRHESRY